A genomic region of Alligator mississippiensis isolate rAllMis1 chromosome 4, rAllMis1, whole genome shotgun sequence contains the following coding sequences:
- the MED24 gene encoding mediator of RNA polymerase II transcription subunit 24 isoform X1, protein MKVVNLKQAILQAWKERWSDYQWAINMKKFFPKGATWDILNLAEALLEQAMIGPSPNPLILSYLKYAISSQMVSYSTVLTAISKFDDFSRDLCVQSLLEIMDMFCDRLSCHGKAEECIGLCRALMSALNWLLRCAAFYTEKFKEMLDQAAAENQLKMCLERLEKILDSMKNRALIHIAKLEETSSWSTVEQSLVKLGENLNNLSSPQLQSQADECISLIKSIPTMLSAHSDQLNKTGFPTIHAVVLLEGTMNLTGETQPLVEQLMMVKRMQRIPSPLFVLEIWKACFVGLIESPEGTEELKWTAFTFLKIPQVLVKLKKYPQGEKDFTEDVNCAFEFLLKLTPLLDKADQRCNCDCTSLLLQECSKQGLLSETNMTNLTAKRTADREHAPRLKSAENANIQPNPGLILRAEPTVTNILKTMDADHSKSPEGLLGVLGHMLSGKSLDLLLAAAAATGKLKSFARKFIKLNEFTKHISGEGSKAASVRALLFDISFLMLCHVAQTYGSEVILSESSPTGEVPFFETWMQTCMPEEGKILNPDHPCFRPDSTKVESLVALLNNSSEMKLVQMKWHEACLSISAAILEILNAWENGVLTFESIQKITDNIKGKVCSMAVCAVAWLVAHVRMLGLDEREKSLQMIRQLATPLYSENTLQFYNERVVIMSSILEHMCADVLQQTATQIKFPSTGMDTIPYWNLLPPKKPIKEVLTGVFTKVLEKGWVDSSSIHIFDTLLHMGGVYWFCNNLVKELLKETRKEHTLRAVELLYSVFCLDMQQLTLTLLGHILPNLLTDSSKWHMLMDPPGKALAKLSVWCALSSYSSHNRGQASARQKKRHREDIEDYISLFPLDDTQPSKLMRLLSSNEEDANILSSPTDRSMSSSLSASQLHTVSMRDPLNRVLANLFLLISSILGAKTAGTHTQFVQWFMEECVDCLEQGSRGSILQFMPFTMVSELVKVSTMSSPKIVLAITDLSLPLGRRVAAKAIAAL, encoded by the exons AAGCTCTTCTCGAACAGGCCATGATCGGCCCATCACCCAACCCACTGATCTTGTCTTACCTGAAATATGCCATCAGTTCCCAG ATGGTGTCTTACTCTACTGTCCTGACAGCCATCAGCAAG TTCGATGACTTCTCCCGAGATCTCTGTGTGCAGTCACTGCTGGAGATTATGGACATGTTCTGTGATCGGCTCAG CTGTCACGGCAAAGCAGAGGAGTGCATTGGCTTATGCCGGGCCCTCATGAGTGCTCTCAACTGGCTGCTGCGCTGTGCAGCCTTCTACACGGAGAAGTTCAAAGAGATGTTGGACCAAGCAGCTGCTGAGAACCAGCTTAAGATGTGCCTGGAGCGGCTGGAGAAGATCCTGGACAGCATGAAGAACCGGGCCCTGATCCACATTGCCAAGCTTGAGGAGACAT CATCATGGAGCACGGTGGAGCAATCCCTAGTCAAACTGGGGGAGAATCTGAACAACCtcagcagcccccagctccagagccaggCAGATGAATGCATCTCCCTAATCAAGAG CATCCCCACCATGCTCTCAGCCCACTCAGACCAgctgaacaaaactggcttcCCCACCATCCATGCTGTGGTGCTGCTTGAGGGGACCATGAACCTCACAGGAGAGACTCAGCCTCTGGTGGAGCAGCTGATGATGGTGAAGAGGATGCAG CGTATTCCCTCACCTCTCTTTGTGCTGGAGATCTGGAAAGCCTGCTTTGTGGGCCTGATAGAGTCCCCTGAGGGGACAGAAGAGCTGAAATGGACAGCTTTCACCTTCCTTAAG ATCCCTCAAGTTCTGGTTAAACTAAAGAAATATCCCCAAGGAGAGAAG gatttcacagaggacGTGAACTGTGCCTTTGAGTTCCTGTTGAAACTCACCCCTCTGCTAGACAAAGCGGATCAGCGATGCAA CTGTGACTGTACCAGTCTGCTCCTTCAAGAATGTAGCAAACAGGGACTGCTGTCAGAGACCAACATGACCAATCTGACTGCCAAGAG GACGGCTGACCGGGAGCATGCCCCCCGTTTGAAATCAGCAGAGAACGCCAACatccagcccaacccagggctcaTCCTCAGAGCCGAGCCCACTGTCACCAACATCCTGAAG ACCATGGATGCAGATCACTCCAAATCTCCTGAGGGGTTGCTAGGGGTCTTGGGCCACATGCTGTCTGGGAAGAGCCTGGATCTGTTGTTGgctgcggcagcagcaacagggaaaCTGAAATCTTTTGCTCGAAAATTCATCAA GCTGAATGAATTCACGAAGCACATAAGCGGAGAAGGCT CCAAGGCGGCCTCAGTCCGGGCCCTGCTGTTCGACATCTCCTTCCTCATGCTGTGCCATGTCGCGCAGACCTACGGCTCTGAG GTGATCCTCTCAGAGTCCAGCCCCACTGGTGAGGTGCCATTCTTCGAGACCTGGATGCAGACGTGCATGCCTGAGGAGGGCAAGATCCTCAACCCAGATCATCCTTGCTTCCGGCCTGACTCAACAAAAGTGGAGTCTCTAGTTGCTCTGCTGAACAACTCCTCAGAAATGAAGCTGGT GCAGATGAAATGGCATGAGGCCTGTTTGAGCATCTCGGCTGCCATCCTGGAGATCCTCAATGCCTGGGAGAATGGAGTCCTCACTTTTGAGTCGATTCAG AAGATCACTGATAACATCAAGGGGAAGGTGTGCAGCATGGCCGTGTGTGCAGTGGCTTGGCTGGTGGCCCATGTTCGGATGCTGGGCTTGGATGAGAGGGAGAAGTCACTGCAGATGATCCGACAGCTTGCTACACCCCTGTACAGCGAGAACACACTTCAGTTTTACAATGAGCG TGTGGTGATAATGAGCTCTATTCTGGAGCACATGTGTGCAGACGTCCTGCAGCAGACCGCCACACAGATCAAATTCCCCTCCACGGGCATGGACACCATTCCCTACTGGAACCTTCTGCCCCCTAAGAAGCCCATCAAGGAGGTCCTGACAGGTGTCTTTACCAAGGTGCTGGAGAAGGGCTGGGTGGACAGCAGCTCCATTCACATATTTGACACACTGCTGCATATGGGGGGAGTCTACTGGTTCTGCAACAACCTAGTCAAG GAGCTGCTGAAGGAAACCCGTAAGGAGCACACGCTGCGGGCTGTGGAACTGCTGTACTCCGTCTTCTGCCTGGACATGCAGCAGCTGACATTAACTCTGCTGGGCCACATCCTGCCCAACCTGCTTACAGACTCCTCCAAGTGGCACATGCTGATGGACCCGCCCGGCAAGGCTCTTGCCAA GCTCTCTGTCTGGTGTGCCCTGAGCTCATATTCCTCCCACAACAGGGGGCAGGCATCAGCCAGGCAGAAAAAGAGGCACCGTGAGGATATTGAG GATTACATTAGCCTTTTCCCGTTGGATGATACACAGCCATCCAAACTCATGCGCCTGCTGAGTTCCAACGAGGAAGATGCCAACATTCTGTCCAGTCCTA caGATCGTTCCATGAGCAGCTCACtatctgcctcccagcttcacaCTGTCAGCATGAGGGACCCTCTCAACAGAGTCCTAG CAAACCTCTTCCTCCTGATCTCCTCCATCCTGGGAGCAAAGACAGCTGGCACGCACACCCAATTTGTCCAGTGGTTCATGGAGGAGTGTGTGgactgcctggagcagggcagtcGAGGGAGCATTCTTCAGTTCATGCCCTTCACAATG GTATCAGAGCTGGTGAAAGTGTCCACCATGTCCAGTCCCAAAATTGTCCTGGCTATCACAGATCTCAGCTTGCCCCTCGGCCGCCGTGTTGCTGCAAAGGCCATTGCTGCCTTGTGA
- the MED24 gene encoding mediator of RNA polymerase II transcription subunit 24 isoform X2 → MKVVNLKQAILQAWKERWSDYQWAINMKKFFPKGATWDILNLAEALLEQAMIGPSPNPLILSYLKYAISSQMVSYSTVLTAISKFDDFSRDLCVQSLLEIMDMFCDRLSCHGKAEECIGLCRALMSALNWLLRCAAFYTEKFKEMLDQAAAENQLKMCLERLEKILDSMKNRALIHIAKLEETSSWSTVEQSLVKLGENLNNLSSPQLQSQADECISLIKSIPTMLSAHSDQLNKTGFPTIHAVVLLEGTMNLTGETQPLVEQLMMVKRMQRIPSPLFVLEIWKACFVGLIESPEGTEELKWTAFTFLKIPQVLVKLKKYPQGEKDFTEDVNCAFEFLLKLTPLLDKADQRCNCDCTSLLLQECSKQGLLSETNMTNLTAKRTADREHAPRLKSAENANIQPNPGLILRAEPTVTNILKTMDADHSKSPEGLLGVLGHMLSGKSLDLLLAAAAATGKLKSFARKFIKLNEFTKHISGEGSKAASVRALLFDISFLMLCHVAQTYGSEVILSESSPTGEVPFFETWMQTCMPEEGKILNPDHPCFRPDSTKVESLVALLNNSSEMKLVQMKWHEACLSISAAILEILNAWENGVLTFESIQKITDNIKGKVCSMAVCAVAWLVAHVRMLGLDEREKSLQMIRQLATPLYSENTLQFYNERVVIMSSILEHMCADVLQQTATQIKFPSTGMDTIPYWNLLPPKKPIKEVLTGVFTKVLEKGWVDSSSIHIFDTLLHMGGVYWFCNNLVKELLKETRKEHTLRAVELLYSVFCLDMQQLTLTLLGHILPNLLTDSSKWHMLMDPPGKALAKLSVWCALSSYSSHNRGQASARQKKRHREDIEDYISLFPLDDTQPSKLMRLLSSNEEDANILSSPNRSMSSSLSASQLHTVSMRDPLNRVLANLFLLISSILGAKTAGTHTQFVQWFMEECVDCLEQGSRGSILQFMPFTMVSELVKVSTMSSPKIVLAITDLSLPLGRRVAAKAIAAL, encoded by the exons AAGCTCTTCTCGAACAGGCCATGATCGGCCCATCACCCAACCCACTGATCTTGTCTTACCTGAAATATGCCATCAGTTCCCAG ATGGTGTCTTACTCTACTGTCCTGACAGCCATCAGCAAG TTCGATGACTTCTCCCGAGATCTCTGTGTGCAGTCACTGCTGGAGATTATGGACATGTTCTGTGATCGGCTCAG CTGTCACGGCAAAGCAGAGGAGTGCATTGGCTTATGCCGGGCCCTCATGAGTGCTCTCAACTGGCTGCTGCGCTGTGCAGCCTTCTACACGGAGAAGTTCAAAGAGATGTTGGACCAAGCAGCTGCTGAGAACCAGCTTAAGATGTGCCTGGAGCGGCTGGAGAAGATCCTGGACAGCATGAAGAACCGGGCCCTGATCCACATTGCCAAGCTTGAGGAGACAT CATCATGGAGCACGGTGGAGCAATCCCTAGTCAAACTGGGGGAGAATCTGAACAACCtcagcagcccccagctccagagccaggCAGATGAATGCATCTCCCTAATCAAGAG CATCCCCACCATGCTCTCAGCCCACTCAGACCAgctgaacaaaactggcttcCCCACCATCCATGCTGTGGTGCTGCTTGAGGGGACCATGAACCTCACAGGAGAGACTCAGCCTCTGGTGGAGCAGCTGATGATGGTGAAGAGGATGCAG CGTATTCCCTCACCTCTCTTTGTGCTGGAGATCTGGAAAGCCTGCTTTGTGGGCCTGATAGAGTCCCCTGAGGGGACAGAAGAGCTGAAATGGACAGCTTTCACCTTCCTTAAG ATCCCTCAAGTTCTGGTTAAACTAAAGAAATATCCCCAAGGAGAGAAG gatttcacagaggacGTGAACTGTGCCTTTGAGTTCCTGTTGAAACTCACCCCTCTGCTAGACAAAGCGGATCAGCGATGCAA CTGTGACTGTACCAGTCTGCTCCTTCAAGAATGTAGCAAACAGGGACTGCTGTCAGAGACCAACATGACCAATCTGACTGCCAAGAG GACGGCTGACCGGGAGCATGCCCCCCGTTTGAAATCAGCAGAGAACGCCAACatccagcccaacccagggctcaTCCTCAGAGCCGAGCCCACTGTCACCAACATCCTGAAG ACCATGGATGCAGATCACTCCAAATCTCCTGAGGGGTTGCTAGGGGTCTTGGGCCACATGCTGTCTGGGAAGAGCCTGGATCTGTTGTTGgctgcggcagcagcaacagggaaaCTGAAATCTTTTGCTCGAAAATTCATCAA GCTGAATGAATTCACGAAGCACATAAGCGGAGAAGGCT CCAAGGCGGCCTCAGTCCGGGCCCTGCTGTTCGACATCTCCTTCCTCATGCTGTGCCATGTCGCGCAGACCTACGGCTCTGAG GTGATCCTCTCAGAGTCCAGCCCCACTGGTGAGGTGCCATTCTTCGAGACCTGGATGCAGACGTGCATGCCTGAGGAGGGCAAGATCCTCAACCCAGATCATCCTTGCTTCCGGCCTGACTCAACAAAAGTGGAGTCTCTAGTTGCTCTGCTGAACAACTCCTCAGAAATGAAGCTGGT GCAGATGAAATGGCATGAGGCCTGTTTGAGCATCTCGGCTGCCATCCTGGAGATCCTCAATGCCTGGGAGAATGGAGTCCTCACTTTTGAGTCGATTCAG AAGATCACTGATAACATCAAGGGGAAGGTGTGCAGCATGGCCGTGTGTGCAGTGGCTTGGCTGGTGGCCCATGTTCGGATGCTGGGCTTGGATGAGAGGGAGAAGTCACTGCAGATGATCCGACAGCTTGCTACACCCCTGTACAGCGAGAACACACTTCAGTTTTACAATGAGCG TGTGGTGATAATGAGCTCTATTCTGGAGCACATGTGTGCAGACGTCCTGCAGCAGACCGCCACACAGATCAAATTCCCCTCCACGGGCATGGACACCATTCCCTACTGGAACCTTCTGCCCCCTAAGAAGCCCATCAAGGAGGTCCTGACAGGTGTCTTTACCAAGGTGCTGGAGAAGGGCTGGGTGGACAGCAGCTCCATTCACATATTTGACACACTGCTGCATATGGGGGGAGTCTACTGGTTCTGCAACAACCTAGTCAAG GAGCTGCTGAAGGAAACCCGTAAGGAGCACACGCTGCGGGCTGTGGAACTGCTGTACTCCGTCTTCTGCCTGGACATGCAGCAGCTGACATTAACTCTGCTGGGCCACATCCTGCCCAACCTGCTTACAGACTCCTCCAAGTGGCACATGCTGATGGACCCGCCCGGCAAGGCTCTTGCCAA GCTCTCTGTCTGGTGTGCCCTGAGCTCATATTCCTCCCACAACAGGGGGCAGGCATCAGCCAGGCAGAAAAAGAGGCACCGTGAGGATATTGAG GATTACATTAGCCTTTTCCCGTTGGATGATACACAGCCATCCAAACTCATGCGCCTGCTGAGTTCCAACGAGGAAGATGCCAACATTCTGTCCAGTCCTA ATCGTTCCATGAGCAGCTCACtatctgcctcccagcttcacaCTGTCAGCATGAGGGACCCTCTCAACAGAGTCCTAG CAAACCTCTTCCTCCTGATCTCCTCCATCCTGGGAGCAAAGACAGCTGGCACGCACACCCAATTTGTCCAGTGGTTCATGGAGGAGTGTGTGgactgcctggagcagggcagtcGAGGGAGCATTCTTCAGTTCATGCCCTTCACAATG GTATCAGAGCTGGTGAAAGTGTCCACCATGTCCAGTCCCAAAATTGTCCTGGCTATCACAGATCTCAGCTTGCCCCTCGGCCGCCGTGTTGCTGCAAAGGCCATTGCTGCCTTGTGA